The following nucleotide sequence is from Drosophila simulans strain w501 chromosome 3L, Prin_Dsim_3.1, whole genome shotgun sequence.
GGTGGAGATGACCAACTCGGACTCGATGCAGTACACCGAGCTGAAGGTGATCTCGAATGCGGAGTGCGCCCAGGAGTACGATGTGGTCACGGCGGGAGTGATCTGTGCCAAGGGCCTGAAGGATGAGACAGTGTGCACCGGTGACTCGGGCGGTCCACTCGTTCTCAAGGACACACAAATAGTGGTGGGCATAACCAGTTTCGGGCCAGCCGATGGTTGTGAGACCAATATACCCGGAGGATTCACCCGCGTCACGCACTATCTGGACTGGATCGAGAGCAAGATtggtggccatggccaagCACATCAGCAGTACCTGCGACCCCAGCAGCCACATCACCATTCCCATCAGTACAGTGATAACAATCTCATTTAGGATGCCACATTTTGCGGATGGAACATCCCAACAACCACTGACTGAAACCTTATAgctttatgttttttaaaggAATTCCCCAATCTTGTGATATCGTAGCTCTCATTGAAATCTGCACATTGTGCATAGCTTTAACTATTTAAAcatctatatttattttagttgtaAGAGTGATAGCGGACtcgcaaacaaaaagaaagcaacaaatgttgcaaaatCTAAAGAAATtcaatatgaaaaaataaaaacaaaaatcacacATATAgtagcacaaaaaaaaaactgaaacctGATTCGGCTTTTCTGTCTGTTTAGTCATGCTGATTTTTGTGGAATTGGAATTCCCGCATCTCGTAGGGATCTCAGATCTCGGCCGATAAAAGTGATAATTTCTGAGCTGGGTTAACTGTTTCGTTTTCTATCCACATTGTTAGCTTGGGCTTTTCGGACCCCCGTTCCTCCCCAGAGATCTTTACATAATTTACGAACCCCATAATTGCTTATGGAGCATCTTCCGAAAACCACTTACTTTACATAATATTTCGCTGTTGACTTTACACTCGACTCGATCCGATCGTCGAGAACTCGAAGCCACTCCAGTTGGATGGGTAGCTCCACATCCACACGATGACGTCTGGTATTTAGTTCCGTGATAGATGGACGATTCTATTACGACCAGTTACCAGTTTCGAGATTGGAGAGTAGCCCCAAGATTTTCATTTGTTCGAATTGTGTCAGTTCTATTTTGCGTTCAAATCGAAGTTCGTGACGCACTCAGAAGAAGATTCCTTTCGATGGCAGATTTATCACAAATTGATATCATCTTATGGCCCAAAATACTTTTCTGATTTAACTGGGCTCAGCAAGAAATCCCCAACGGATTTCTGCCAGTTGATCAATTAATCCAATGACTCGATCTGATTTAAATTCGCTAGCAAAGccatataatttattatgaCTGGAGCAGTTAATCGGGTGCAACTTGTTAATGTGTAgtaaagatacatatatgcacagaATTTGGAAAGTGCCTCTATAAAATGACTTCTTCGCCATTTAAccataaataaagtaaagtaaatgGTCAAGTCTTATATGTGGCTATAAAACTCCTTATAGAGCAGCAATTAATCAGTATTCGTTCACCACGAAAATCCCCATGTAAATGAGATATTTGGCAAGGTATTTTAGATAAATTCGTTCTACTGGACTCCCACATTTAAATGCTGATAGCAAACTGGTTCAGTGAACAAAATGTAGTCTTGTAGTTTTCGATAATAAATCACGTGGCACTCACAACATTCAAGGCAATCGCTTTCGAATGTTTTCCATTCGAGCACACGCGCCCTTGGATCATTCAATTAGTTTATGAATAATTAGCTAAATTAAATCCCTAAATCGTGCCTAGTCAAGATTAGCATTTTATGGAATAGCTGGGAAAATGCAAACTATCAAAATGCAGTCATTGCTCAATTAACTATCAGCATTTTAAGATGTGAAGGGTACTAAAGTTGATTCTAAACGTTTCATTTGTAtgtgtaaatttatttaaagcacTAGCTCAATTATTGCTTGTCGCGAATTAAAGGATAATGCCATGAAGTATGGGTAACATAACATAGATTTAGACTAATTTATTTGGTGTTTCGCTTTCATTTGTGCTCAGCTCTGAGATTGTGTGATTCGCGCTAAAAAGTGCACTAGAAATGTTGACTTTGGTACCGGTTTCCTTCCTAATGGATTAGCATTCCTACTAGCACTGGGCGGCGGCgttctgctgcttcttcttcagcACACAGTCAATGGCCTGGACGACTTCCAGAAAGATGTCGTCCACGTCACGCTCGGCATTGATCTGTGATTAAAACGAAAGAGTTGCTAATTATTTGGGGGACTTTTGCTTATTGCAAATGCATATGCGTTACTAACCGTAAGGGTCTTGGGCTCATAAAGTTCCAAAATGGCATTGGTGTTCTGCTTGAAGGTCAGGAGGCGTGCCCTAATGGTCTTCTCGTTGTCATCGTCCCGTTTCACCGACGAGGCAGCGGCACGTGCCATGATGCGCTGCACCATCGTGTCCTCGGAGCACTCAAAGTACAGCGCCAGATCGGCGGGTGCAATGCGCGCCTCGAACTCAACGCCCTGGTTCTTCTGACGCGGATACCCATCGATGAGGAATCCCTTCGAGCTTCCCTTGGCCCGCGCGATGGCGTCGTTCAGCAGGGACAGCACCTCGTCGTTGGACACCAGGCCACCGCTGGCCATCACCGCCTGCAGCTGACGACCCTTGTCCGATCCAGAAGCCACCTAAAAGATTAAGGCATATTAGAAAGGGTTAATCACTTATCAAATGTAATGTTCTATTAATAATGAAACAATTGATATTCAAAGCTGATTTGAATTGAAAGTAACCATATAGATTATTATTCATTCAATACACAAACGTGTAATTATCTCAATAGTTTAAGTTCGCATCGCAATACTTTGGGTAATAACAATGAATAGCAATGAATGTTCCGATCCAAATATAATCATTTTCCAAAATCGCAATACACCCTTGCCATCTGCAAGCACTGGGTAGATAGCACCGACTATTCCAGTATTTCCGCCCAAATTACCTCATTGCGCAGCAAATCGCCGCTGCTCAGATGTGTGAATCCGTATTTTTCCACGATTTTGGCGCACTGAGTGCCCTTGCCGCACCCGGGTCCACCCAAGATCCAGATGATGGGTATATCAGCCTGTAAGGACAAGATTTGGGTTAGCAGGCACACAACACCGAGGCATAGGAACATCTACAATTAGCTGGTTTAGTGGTAACACGTACGCAAGCTTAGTTGGATTAAGGGGCATGGATAGGGGTTTCAAaagtgggtttttttttcaatatactCGGATCgaaattcgtttgtttttttggtgAAGCGGCGGCCAGACAGTTAACATGCCATACATCAACTAATCCTAGTGAGTAGGATCTAGTGCCCATTGACTCGGATTTGATCGAGTTGGGCTACTTACGGCGGCACGTGCCCTACGGAGCTCCTCGGCTTTAAGCTTCTCCTCGGCCTCCTTCTTCATAACCCTTTGGTGACACATAAATAACTACACAATCGAGACAGTTGGTGAGGATGGTTAGATATCTCCGACTTATAGTGTTATTGAACTACATCCGAGAT
It contains:
- the LOC6737791 gene encoding adenylate kinase isoenzyme 1 isoform X2, which translates into the protein MADIPIIWILGGPGCGKGTQCAKIVEKYGFTHLSSGDLLRNEVASGSDKGRQLQAVMASGGLVSNDEVLSLLNDAIARAKGSSKGFLIDGYPRQKNQGVEFEARIAPADLALYFECSEDTMVQRIMARAAASSVKRDDDNEKTIRARLLTFKQNTNAILELYEPKTLTINAERDVDDIFLEVVQAIDCVLKKKQQNAAAQC
- the LOC6737791 gene encoding adenylate kinase isoenzyme 1 isoform X1, which gives rise to MLFMCHQRVMKKEAEEKLKAEELRRARAAADIPIIWILGGPGCGKGTQCAKIVEKYGFTHLSSGDLLRNEVASGSDKGRQLQAVMASGGLVSNDEVLSLLNDAIARAKGSSKGFLIDGYPRQKNQGVEFEARIAPADLALYFECSEDTMVQRIMARAAASSVKRDDDNEKTIRARLLTFKQNTNAILELYEPKTLTINAERDVDDIFLEVVQAIDCVLKKKQQNAAAQC